Proteins co-encoded in one Carassius gibelio isolate Cgi1373 ecotype wild population from Czech Republic chromosome A15, carGib1.2-hapl.c, whole genome shotgun sequence genomic window:
- the ctsc gene encoding dipeptidyl peptidase 1: MRALALIVLLAFIVGSAADTPANCTYEDLLGTWIFNVYNVGQDQTINCSSTGRSVKTVTVDLQKLSVAVDDLGHTGFFTLIYNQGFEVVINDYKWFGFFKYSKQGSQVTSYCDQTLPGWVHDVLGNNWACFTGKKVKPIPPRIEHDHMFGSEHNLLMKLPYTNNMEFVNQINSVQKSWKATAYGLHETFTIQEMLRRSGGHASRVPRRVRPVTVSADSKMAAGLPEHWDWRDVNGVSYVSPVRNQARCGSCYSFSTMGMLEARVRIQTNNTQRTVFSPQQVVSCSQYSQGCDGGFPYLIGKYIQDFGIVEEDCFPYTGDDSPCKVPEKCTRYYASDYHYVGGFYGGCSEAAMMLELVRNGPIGVALEVYPDFMKYKEGIYHHTGLRDSNNPFELTNHAVLLVGYGKCHKTGEKYWIVKNSWGTGWGENGFFRIRRGTDECAIESIAVAATPIAKL, encoded by the exons ATGCGCGCGCTCGCCCTCATTGTTTTGTTGGCGTTCATCGTCGGGTCTGCGGCCGACACTCCGGCCAACTGCACCTACGAGGACCTGCTGGGCACCTGGATCTTTAACGTATATAATGTGGGTCAAGACCAAACCATCAACTGCTCAAGCACAG GAAGGTCAGTGAAAACGGTGACTGTGGACCTGCAGAAGTTGTCTGTAGCTGTGGATGATCTCGGTCACACTGGCTTCTTCACTCTCATCTATAACCAGGGTTTTGAAGTGGTCATCAATGACTACAAGTGGTTTGGGTTTTTCAAG TATTCGAAGCAGGGTTCACAGGTCACCAGTTACTGCGATCAGACACTGCCCGGTTGGGTTCATGATGTTTTGGGGAATAACTGGGCCTGTTTTACTGGGAAGAAGGTGAAGCCCATCCCACCTCGAATCGAACACGATCACATGTTTGGATCTGAACACAATCT GCTCATGAAGCTGCCATACACAAACAACATGGAGTTTGTGAATCAGATAAACTCTGTTCAGAAGTCCTGGAAAGCGACAGCATACGGTCTCCACGAGACCTTCACCATACAGGAGATGCTGAGAAGATCAGGAGGACATGCTTCTCGTGTACCACG acgTGTCAGACCTGTGACGGTTTCTGCTGACAGTAAGATGGCAGCCGGTCTTCCAGAACACTGGGACTGGAGAGACGTGAACGGAGTCAGTTATGTTAGCCCTGTCCGCAACCAAG CTCGATGCGGCAGCTGTTACTCTTTCTCCACTATGGGAATGCTTGAAGCACGAGTCCGAATCCAAACGAACAACACGCAGCGGACAGTGTTCAGTCCACAGCAAGTGGTGTCCTGCTCCCAGTATTCTCAAG GTTGTGATGGAGGTTTTCCGTACCTGATTGGTAAATACATCCAGGACTTTGGTATTGTGGAGGAGGATTGTTTCCCGTACACCGGGGATGATTCTCCCTGCAAAGTACCTGAGAAATGCACAAGGTACTACGCCTCTGATTATCACTATGTGGGTGGGTTTTACGGTGGCTGCAGTGAGGCGGCCATGATGCTGGAGCTGGTCAGGAATGGCCCCATTGGCGTGGCCCTGGAGGTCTACCCAGATTTCATGAAATACAAGGAGGGAATTTACCATCACACTGGCCTCCGTGACTCCAACAATCCATTTGAGTTGACCAATCATGCGGTGTTGTTGGTGGGGTATGGGAAGTGCCATAAGACCGGCGAAAAGTACTGGATCGTGAAGAACAGCTGGGGAACCGGATGGGGTGAGAATGGGTTTTTCAGAATCCGTCGTGGAACGGATGAATGCGCCATTGAGAGCATTGCTGTAGCTGCTACACCAATCGCCAAACTGTAG